A genome region from Salvelinus alpinus chromosome 26, SLU_Salpinus.1, whole genome shotgun sequence includes the following:
- the LOC139554532 gene encoding prolyl endopeptidase-like isoform X2 → MGRLSEECEYFAYGLSSGGSDWVTVYFLKADDLVTLPDVLDRVKFSCLAWTHDARGVFYNCYPRQDGKADGTETTSNLNQKLYYHVIGTNQSEDILVAEFPDHPKWHSGVTVSDDGRYAVLNITEGCEPVNQLWYCDLEKLLNGITGLLPWVKLVDNFEAQYSYITNEGSVFTFRTNLDAPRYCLINIDLEKPNKEHWRTLLPQHDKDVLGSVACVNQLHLLVNYVHDVKDILQLYELSTGGLVRDLPLDVGTVVGLSCKKKHSDFFYKFTSFTTPGVIYHCDLSQASPEPTVFRQVDVKGIQQEDYETNQVFYPSKDGTKIPMFLVHARGLKKDGSHPVFLYGYGGFEHSIQPYYKVPYLLFVRHLGGILAVANIRGGGEYGQTWHKGGALGNKQNCFDDFRCAAEYLIQENYTTASRIAINGASNGGLLVAACVNQCPDLFGCAVAKVGVMDMLKFHKFTIGHAWTTDYGCADHPEQFKWLIKYSPLHNLPPPPHIGAAYPAMLLLTGDHDDRVVPLHTLKYCATLQHGVGNSPGQAQPLMVRVDTRSGHGAGKPTTKAILEDTHIFSFIAQTLGLSWRE, encoded by the exons A TGGGGCGCTTGTCAGAGGAGTGCGAGTACTTTGCGTATGGCCTGAGCTCCGGTGGCTCCGACTGGGTGACGGTGTACTTCCTGAAGGCTGATGACCTCGTGACGCTGCCTGATGTCCTGGACAGGGTGAAGTTCAGCTGCCTGGCCTGGACCCACGATGCCCGTGGGGTGTTTTATAATTGTTACCCCCGGCAGGACGGCAAGGCtgatg GCACAGAGACCACATCCAACCTCAATCAGAAACTCTACTACCATGTGATCGGCACCAACCAATCAGAGGACATCCTGGTGGCTGAGTTTCCTGACCATCCAAAATGGCACAGTGGAGTAACA GTGTCGGATGACGGCAGGTATGCAGTGCTCAACATCACAGAGGGCTGTGAGCCAGTCAACCAGCTGTGGTACTGTGACCTGGAGAAGCTACTCAATGGCATCACAG GCCTGCTGCCTTGGGTGAAGCTGGTGGATAACTTTGAGGCGCAGTACTCTTACATCACCAACGAGGGTAGTGTGTTCACCTTCCGCACCAACCTGGATGCCCCTCGCTACTGCCTGATCAACATTGACCTGGAGAAACCAAACAAGGAGCACTGGAGGACCCTTCTACCCCAGCACGACAAGGACGTCCTGG GCTCCGTGGCCTGTGTGAACCAGCTCCACCTGCTGGTCAACTATGTCCACGACGTGAAGGACATCCTGCAGTTGTATGAGCTGTCCACTGGTGGTCTGGTCAGAGATCTGCCTCTGGACGTGGGCACTGTGGTGGGCCTCAGCTGTAAGAAGAAACACTCTGACTTCTTCTACAAGTTCACCTCCTTCACCACGCCAG GTGTGATCTACCACTGTGACCTGAGCCAGGCGTCTCCAGAACCCACAGTGTTCAGACAGGTGGATGTGAAGGGTATCCAACAGGAGGACTATGAAACCAACCAG gtgttttACCCCAGTAAGGATGGAACTAAAATCCCCATGTTCCTGGTGCACGCCCGGGGTCTTAAGAAGGACGGATCACATCCTGTCTTCCTGTACGGATACGGAGGCTTTGAGCACTCTATCCAACCATACTACAA gGTTCCGTACCTGCTGTTTGTCAGACACCTGGGGGGAATCCTGGCTGTAGCCAacatcagaggaggaggggagtacgGACAGACCTGGCACAAAG GTGGTGCCCTGGGGAACAAGCAGAATTGCTTTGATGACTTCCGGTGTGCAGCAGAGTATCTGATCCAGGAGAACTACACCACAGCCAGCCGCATAGCCATCAACGGCGCCTCCAACGGGGGACTGCTCGTAG CGGCGTGTGTGAATCAGTGTCCAGACCTGTTTGGCTGTGCTGTGGCTAAGGTTGGGGTGATGGACATGCTCAAGTTCCACAAGTTTACCATCGGCCACGCCTGGACCACTGACTACGGCTGTGCAGACCACCCTGAGCAGTTCAAATGGCTCATCAA ATACTCCCCTCTCCAcaacctcccccctccccctcacatTGGCGCTGCCTACCCTGCCATGCTCCTACTGACTGGTGACCATGACGACCGGGTGGTGCCCCTCCACACCCTGAAGTACTGTGCCACACTGCAGCACGGTGTGGGCAACAGCCCCGGGCAGGCCCAGCCTCTTATGGTCCGGGTAGACACCCGCAGTGGGCACGGGGCAGGAAAGCCTACCACTAAGGCAATCCTGGAGGATACGCACATCTTCTCATTCATCGCTCAGACACTGGGGCTGagctggagagagtga